A section of the Methanococcus vannielii SB genome encodes:
- the vhuG gene encoding F420-non-reducing hydrogenase subunit VhuG, whose amino-acid sequence MADKVRLGLIQLCGCSGCHISLLDLHEQLLDVLPALDIVYAPIVADVKEIPEVDVFCIEGGARNEHDEHLMHEIREKSKVVIAWGTCAVYGGIPGLANLYKTEEINTTPYYTKTTDNPGVIPENGIPKLLDTVKPVTDVIKADYILPGCPPKPALNAAAIVALLNGKDPELPKKIVCDECPREKENVFPKEFKRSFEGTPDNETCLFEQGYTCVGMGTRSGCGAMCPSANMPCRGCYGKTDAVLDQSASTANTYANAGAPALEIPDKVGLLNRFSLPAALISKKVQK is encoded by the coding sequence ATGGCAGATAAAGTTAGGCTGGGCTTAATACAACTTTGCGGATGCTCCGGATGCCATATATCACTACTTGATTTACACGAACAATTATTGGACGTTCTTCCAGCTTTGGACATAGTTTACGCTCCAATAGTTGCAGACGTAAAAGAAATCCCCGAAGTTGACGTATTTTGTATTGAAGGCGGTGCAAGAAACGAACACGACGAGCACTTAATGCACGAAATTAGGGAAAAATCAAAAGTAGTGATTGCATGGGGAACCTGTGCAGTTTACGGTGGCATCCCCGGACTTGCAAATTTGTACAAAACCGAAGAGATAAATACTACGCCATATTACACGAAAACAACGGATAATCCTGGCGTAATTCCTGAAAATGGAATACCTAAATTATTAGATACTGTAAAACCTGTAACTGATGTAATTAAGGCTGATTATATCCTCCCAGGATGCCCTCCAAAACCAGCATTAAATGCAGCAGCAATTGTTGCATTGTTGAATGGAAAAGATCCTGAATTACCTAAGAAAATTGTATGTGACGAATGTCCGAGGGAAAAAGAAAATGTATTCCCAAAAGAATTCAAAAGGTCATTTGAAGGAACACCTGACAATGAAACATGTCTCTTTGAACAGGGTTACACATGCGTAGGTATGGGTACAAGATCAGGATGTGGTGCAATGTGTCCTTCTGCAAACATGCCTTGTAGGGGCTGCTATGGCAAAACTGATGCAGTTTTAGACCAATCAGCGTCCACTGCAAATACATACGCAAATGCAGGGGCCCCAGCATTAGAAATTCCTGATAAAGTAGGGCTACTTAACAGGTTTTCTTTACCTGCAGCATTAATTTCTAAAAAAGTTCAGAAATAA
- a CDS encoding CDP-2,3-bis-(O-geranylgeranyl)-sn-glycerol synthase: protein MDLINLLFVSFWFILPAYTANAMACIFGGGKPVDLNKNFIDQKRLIGNGVTYRGTFFGVFFGIVTAIIQYLVSNLGFKFILSFNFTLIEYVIIGFLLSFGALFGDMFGSFLKRRLGFKQGQSAPVLDQITFIVFALIFVSYYYLVPSKISITLLILSPVVHILSNIIAYKLGLKKVWW from the coding sequence ATGGATTTAATTAATTTATTATTTGTATCATTTTGGTTTATATTGCCAGCATACACTGCAAATGCAATGGCATGTATTTTTGGTGGTGGAAAACCTGTTGATTTAAATAAAAATTTCATAGACCAAAAAAGATTGATAGGAAATGGTGTAACGTACAGGGGAACCTTTTTTGGAGTATTTTTTGGAATCGTTACTGCAATTATACAATATTTAGTCTCAAATTTAGGTTTTAAGTTTATTTTATCGTTTAATTTTACCCTTATTGAATATGTAATTATTGGATTTTTACTTTCATTTGGAGCCCTTTTTGGAGACATGTTTGGAAGTTTTTTAAAACGAAGATTAGGGTTTAAACAAGGACAGTCGGCACCAGTACTTGACCAAATTACGTTTATTGTATTTGCATTAATCTTTGTAAGTTATTATTACCTAGTGCCGTCCAAAATTTCGATAACTCTCTTAATATTGTCCCCGGTAGTCCATATTTTATCAAATATAATTGCATATAAGCTAGGGTTAAAAAAAGTATGGTGGTAA
- a CDS encoding CoB--CoM heterodisulfide reductase iron-sulfur subunit A family protein gives MSDPKVGVFVCYCGANINGAVDCEVVKDFASKLDGVVVSASYPFMCADPGQGLIRDAIKEHGLDRIVVAACTPKIHEPTFRGCLHDAGLSPYYLEFVNIREHDAFVHMNDVKIATKKACELVAGGVERAKKLEDVPQKIVEVDKSCMVIGAGIAGIQSALDLGDQGFKVYLVDKDESIGGRMAQLAKTFPTDDCAMUILAPKMVSVANHPNVELITFAEIKNVDGYIGNFEVTIEKKPRSVDEKTCTGCGACASACPIEVPNEFDLGLGTRKAIYVPFPQAVPLLYTIDKEHCIDCGLCAKVCCADAVRYGQKPEELKIKVGTIITATGYDEFDARRKEEYGYGVYENVITTLEIERMINPAGPTHGHEIRPSDGKHPHRTVFIQCVGSRDEKVGNPYCSRVCCMFALKNAQLMKMHDPSAEVYVCYMDIRAFGKGYEEYYKRAQDQFGVKFIRGRPANIIEDPETKNLTVRVEDTLMGEILEIDADLVVLSAGLEPKKDAAELGKMLGIDRGPEGFFKELHPKLAPVNTKVDGIAIAGVAQGPKDIPDTVAQAKGAASAVAIPMSQGQFKIEMIRATVNEEVCGGCKVCALMCPYNAITYEEKEGHLVAISDDVACKGCGSCAAVCPSGAMQLRYYRDEQIIGAIDGILDAVKMLEK, from the coding sequence ATGAGTGACCCCAAAGTAGGGGTTTTCGTCTGCTACTGTGGTGCAAACATCAATGGTGCAGTGGATTGTGAAGTTGTAAAGGATTTCGCTTCTAAATTAGACGGTGTAGTAGTTTCAGCTAGTTACCCGTTCATGTGTGCTGACCCAGGTCAAGGCCTTATTAGGGATGCGATCAAAGAGCACGGATTGGACAGGATTGTAGTTGCAGCATGCACGCCTAAGATCCACGAGCCAACCTTTAGAGGTTGCCTACACGATGCGGGCTTATCCCCGTACTATTTAGAGTTTGTAAATATCAGAGAACATGACGCATTTGTTCACATGAACGATGTGAAAATAGCAACTAAAAAAGCATGTGAATTAGTTGCTGGTGGGGTAGAACGAGCTAAGAAATTAGAAGACGTTCCTCAAAAAATTGTAGAAGTAGATAAAAGCTGTATGGTTATCGGTGCAGGTATTGCAGGTATTCAATCTGCGCTTGACCTTGGTGACCAAGGCTTTAAAGTCTATCTTGTAGACAAAGATGAGTCAATTGGGGGAAGGATGGCGCAACTTGCAAAGACTTTCCCAACAGATGACTGTGCAATGTGAATTCTTGCACCAAAAATGGTGTCAGTAGCTAACCACCCTAACGTTGAATTGATTACATTTGCTGAGATTAAAAATGTTGATGGTTACATCGGAAACTTCGAAGTAACAATCGAGAAAAAACCAAGGTCTGTTGATGAAAAAACCTGTACCGGTTGCGGTGCATGTGCTTCAGCATGTCCAATTGAAGTGCCTAATGAATTTGATTTAGGATTAGGTACAAGAAAAGCAATATACGTTCCATTCCCTCAAGCGGTTCCGTTACTTTACACAATCGATAAAGAACATTGTATTGATTGTGGACTTTGTGCAAAAGTTTGCTGTGCTGACGCAGTAAGATACGGTCAAAAGCCAGAAGAGCTCAAAATAAAAGTCGGTACAATAATTACCGCAACTGGATATGATGAGTTTGATGCTAGAAGAAAAGAAGAATATGGATATGGAGTTTACGAAAACGTAATCACAACTCTTGAAATTGAAAGGATGATTAATCCTGCTGGGCCAACCCATGGGCATGAAATCAGACCGAGTGACGGTAAACACCCTCACAGAACTGTATTTATACAGTGTGTAGGTTCAAGAGATGAGAAAGTAGGAAACCCATACTGTTCAAGAGTATGCTGTATGTTTGCATTGAAAAATGCACAGCTAATGAAAATGCACGACCCAAGCGCAGAAGTATATGTCTGCTATATGGATATCAGGGCTTTTGGTAAGGGGTATGAAGAGTACTACAAGAGAGCTCAGGACCAGTTTGGAGTTAAATTCATTAGGGGAAGACCGGCTAACATTATCGAAGATCCTGAAACTAAAAACTTAACTGTAAGGGTAGAAGACACCCTTATGGGGGAAATTTTAGAGATTGACGCTGATTTAGTTGTTCTATCCGCAGGTTTAGAGCCTAAAAAAGATGCCGCAGAATTAGGAAAGATGCTCGGTATAGATAGGGGCCCAGAAGGATTCTTTAAAGAATTACACCCTAAATTAGCGCCTGTTAACACGAAAGTTGACGGTATTGCAATTGCAGGGGTCGCTCAAGGACCAAAAGATATTCCTGACACAGTAGCTCAGGCAAAAGGTGCCGCAAGTGCTGTTGCAATCCCGATGTCACAAGGTCAGTTCAAGATTGAAATGATTCGGGCAACAGTTAACGAAGAAGTATGCGGTGGCTGTAAAGTCTGTGCTTTAATGTGCCCATATAACGCAATTACTTATGAAGAAAAAGAAGGTCACTTGGTAGCAATTTCAGACGACGTTGCATGTAAGGGTTGTGGTTCATGTGCTGCAGTATGCCCAAGCGGTGCAATGCAGTTAAGATACTACCGAGACGAACAGATAATTGGTGCAATCGATGGTATTCTCGATGCAGTAAAGATGTTAGAAAAATAA
- the vhuD gene encoding F420-non-reducing hydrogenase iron-sulfur subunit VhuD, translated as MAEPVIMAFVCYQUGYGAADLAGTSRMQYPASVRPIRVPCTGKFDITYALRAFEKGADAVFVAGUKPNECAFETGNFKAEERVNFGKQLLDELGINGERLEMFFMSGADAVKFTESVKEMTERVKKLGPNPFKA; from the coding sequence ATGGCTGAACCCGTAATTATGGCCTTTGTATGTTACCAGTGAGGATATGGTGCAGCGGATTTGGCAGGTACAAGCAGAATGCAATACCCTGCATCAGTTAGGCCAATCAGAGTTCCATGTACAGGTAAATTTGACATTACCTATGCATTGAGAGCATTTGAAAAAGGTGCTGACGCAGTATTTGTTGCAGGATGAAAGCCAAACGAATGCGCATTCGAAACTGGAAACTTCAAAGCTGAAGAAAGGGTTAACTTTGGAAAACAGCTCTTAGATGAACTTGGAATCAACGGCGAAAGACTTGAAATGTTTTTCATGTCTGGTGCTGATGCAGTTAAGTTTACCGAGTCAGTTAAAGAAATGACCGAAAGAGTTAAAAAACTAGGACCAAATCCTTTCAAAGCTTAA
- a CDS encoding symporter small accessory protein, which yields MLGIKDPVVLLAYLLCIGSTLLCIIYGVLNWNKGSETEPEEILEGQKWECEEEKMEKDELGTVV from the coding sequence ATGTTGGGTATAAAAGACCCCGTGGTGCTACTTGCATACTTACTCTGTATTGGAAGTACGCTTTTATGCATTATTTACGGGGTACTTAACTGGAACAAAGGTTCTGAAACTGAACCTGAAGAAATTCTTGAAGGTCAAAAATGGGAATGTGAAGAAGAGAAAATGGAAAAGGATGAACTTGGAACGGTGGTATAA